One window of the Spirochaetota bacterium genome contains the following:
- a CDS encoding hemolysin III family protein has translation MRKERVSVYTHLAGVALAVAGTVFLAFTTRKSASLLGVSLIYGFSAIFLFSASSLYHAFKREEDEVSFWRKLDHLAIFFMIAGTYTPVCYAYLDGGWRWSIIGVQWALVLAGLFMKLFYLNAPRWLTAGVYVIMGWIAIIPVHRLYGIMPADALLYLALGGAAYTSGAIIYAIERPRLLPGVFSFHELFHVLILLGGFFHFLLVYVAMTGALNAA, from the coding sequence CTGAGAAAAGAAAGGGTATCCGTTTACACGCACCTCGCGGGGGTGGCGCTCGCCGTAGCGGGGACCGTCTTCCTGGCGTTTACGACCCGCAAATCGGCAAGTCTGCTGGGGGTATCCCTGATATACGGGTTCTCGGCAATATTCCTCTTTTCCGCGAGCTCGCTTTATCACGCGTTTAAAAGAGAAGAGGACGAGGTTTCGTTCTGGAGGAAGCTCGACCACCTCGCGATTTTTTTCATGATCGCGGGGACCTACACGCCGGTCTGTTACGCGTACCTCGATGGCGGATGGCGCTGGTCGATCATCGGGGTGCAGTGGGCACTGGTGCTCGCGGGCCTGTTTATGAAGCTGTTCTACCTGAACGCGCCGCGCTGGCTTACCGCCGGGGTATACGTCATTATGGGCTGGATCGCGATAATCCCCGTGCATAGGCTCTACGGCATCATGCCCGCCGATGCGCTGCTCTACCTTGCGCTGGGCGGGGCCGCGTATACGTCCGGTGCGATAATCTATGCGATCGAGCGGCCGCGCCTCCTGCCGGGGGTGTTCAGTTTCCACGAGTTGTTTCATGTGCTGATATTACTGGGGGGATTTTTTCACTTCCTGCTCGTATACGTGGCTATGACGGGGGCGCTTAACGCGGCATGA